ACGGCGTCACCGACCCGTCGCTGCGCGAGCCGCTGCTGGAGCTGGCGGAGCACGCCAACGCGCCGGGCTGGTGGCAGCCGTTCGGCGACGTGGTCCCCTCGTGGTTCGAGCCCTACCTGGGGCTGGAGCAGGGCGCCGTGCTCGTCCGCGTGTACGAGATCCAGGACGTCCCCGAGCTGCTGCAGACCAGGGACTACGCCCGTGCCCTGATCAAGGCCCGCCACCCGGAGGCGGGGTCCGAGGAGATCGAGCGGCGGGTGGAGCTGCGGATGCGGCGCCGCCGGGTGTTCGAGCGTCCGGCCCCGCTGCGGCTGTGGGCGGTGCTGGACGAGGCGGCGCTGTGCCGGACGGTCGGCGGCCGCGCCACGATGCGCGCCCAGATCGAGCACCTGATCGAGATGGCCGAGCTGCCGAACGTCACCGTGCAGATCGTGCCCTTCGCCTCGGGCGGGCCCGCGGCGGAGGGCGGCCCGATGACGCTGCTGCGGTTCGCCGAGCCGGAGCTGCCCGACGTGGTCTACCTGGAGCAGCTCACCTGCGCGCTCTACCCGGACCGGGCGTCCGACATCGCCCGCTACCGCGACGCCCTGAACCGCGCCGGCGTCCAGGCCGAGCCCCCGGACCGCACCCGCGCGATCCTCGGGGCCGCCCTGGCCCGGCTCGACGGGACGCCGCGCCGGGCCACAG
The sequence above is a segment of the Actinomadura coerulea genome. Coding sequences within it:
- a CDS encoding Scr1 family TA system antitoxin-like transcriptional regulator, which encodes MSAAEPEGDRARVAQDHREAGPTVLRLLVGAQLRRHREAAGITTEAAGYEIRGSHSKISRMELGRVGYKERDVADLLTLYGVTDPSLREPLLELAEHANAPGWWQPFGDVVPSWFEPYLGLEQGAVLVRVYEIQDVPELLQTRDYARALIKARHPEAGSEEIERRVELRMRRRRVFERPAPLRLWAVLDEAALCRTVGGRATMRAQIEHLIEMAELPNVTVQIVPFASGGPAAEGGPMTLLRFAEPELPDVVYLEQLTCALYPDRASDIARYRDALNRAGVQAEPPDRTRAILGAALARLDGTPRRATG